A single genomic interval of Arachis duranensis cultivar V14167 chromosome 7, aradu.V14167.gnm2.J7QH, whole genome shotgun sequence harbors:
- the LOC107496724 gene encoding protein FAR1-RELATED SEQUENCE 3, which translates to MAAKNFYNEYARRLGFNPKASPQSRSKPDGANAYREFVCGGDGLKRKPNETCNAMIRIERKGQHKWFVTKFVKEHSHSTSSSGEVHSLQPRRHFSSVGRTMPETYQGVGLVPSGVMYISMDRAPGNRNSTENIHGSRNFPAVGAKTNHQVSAVVTKTNHQVPAVAAKSNHQVPAVVAKTNHQIKNSSSMNYTVKQPVQKKTLGRDCQNLLEYFKRMQAENPGFFYAIQLDEDNHMSNVFWADARSRSAYNHFGDAINLDTTFKVYQYKVPFVPFTGVNHHGQTILFGSALLLDDSEDSFVWLLKTFLTAMNDRHPISITTGQDRAIQSAVSQVFPHARHCLNKWDVLREGQERLAHVCHMHPNFQGELYNCINLTETIEEFDSSWNSIMEKYELGRNEWLQSLYNARAQWVPAYFRDSFFAAISPNHGFDSSFFDGFINPQTTLPIFFRQYEQAMEMWFEREIELDSETICSQPVLKTPSPMEKQTANLYTRKVFSKFQEELVETFVYTANRIEEEGANSIFRVAKFEDDQKAYIVTLNHSELKAECSCQMFEYSGILCRHVLTVFTVTNVLTLPSHYILKRWTRNAKSYVGLDEHASESHGLDSMTSRYGTLCREAIKYAEDGAISVETYSAAMGALRDVGKKVAAAKRNFAKVAPASSRSISNAHDDKKNQTSRSDTPPLLWPRHDETTRRFNLNDAGAPVQQSFGDLNFPRMAPVSVQRDDGQDENMVVLPCMKSMTWVMENRSSTPGNKVAVINLKLQDYTKVPSAETEVKFQLSRVSLEPMLKSMAGISEQLSTPANKVAVINLKLQDSDTISGESEVKFQVSRDTLGAMQRSMSYIREQLSSDGYVQSDPISVTKRQKK; encoded by the exons ATGGCTGCAAAGAATTTCTATAACGAGTATGCCCGACGTTTGGGTTTCAACCCCAAAGCTAGCCCTCAGAGTCGTTCGAAACCTGATGGGGCAAATGCGTATCGGGAATTTGTTTGTGGTGGCGATGGTTTAAAAAGAAAGCCTAATGAAACTTGTAATGCAATGATTAGGATAGAGCGAAAGGGTCAACATAAGTGGTTTGTTACAAAATTTGTGAAGGAGCATAGTCATTCCACGTCAAGTTCCGGTGAAGTGCACAGTCTTCAGCCACGTAGGCACTTTTCTAGCGTTGGAAGAACAATGCCTGAAACTTACCAAGGAGTGGGGCTTGTTCCCAGCGGTGTCATGTATATATCTATGGATAGGGCTCCTGGGAATCGCAATTCCACTGAGAACATTCATGGTAGTAGGAATTTTCCTGCAGTTGGTGCTAAGACTAATCACCAAGTTTCTGCAGTTGTTACCAAGACTAATCACCAAGTTCCTGCAGTTGCTGCTAAGTCTAATCACCAAGTTCCTGCAGTTGTTGCGAAGACTAATcaccaaataaaaaattcttcatCAATGAATTATACTGTTAAACAGCCTGTTCAGAAGAAGACACTTGGGAGGGATTGTCAGAACCTGCTGGAGTATTTTAAGAGAATGCAGGCGGAAAACCCTGGTTTCTTCTATGCTATACAACTTGATGAAGATAACCATATGTCTAATGTGTTTTGGGCAGATGCAAGATCAAGGAGTGCTTACAATCATTTTGGTGATGCAATTAATCTGGACACAACATTCAAAGTGTATCAATACAAAGTACCATTTGTACCATTCACCGGGGTAAACCATCATGGCCAGACAATTTTATTTGGTTCTGCACTCCTTTTGGATGATTCTGAAGATTCTTTTGTGTGGCTTCTCAAGACATTTCTGACAGCAATGAATGACCGCCACCCCATTTCTATCACTACTGGTCAAGATAGAGCCATTCAGAGTGCAGTTTCACAAGTTTTCCCCCATGCACGGCACTGTCTAAACAAGTGGGATGTCTTGAGAGAAGGTCAGGAAAGGTTGGCTCATGTATGTCACATGCATCCAAATTTTCAGGGTGAACTTTATAATTGTATTAACCTGACTGAAACGATTGAAGAGTTTGATTCATCTTGGAATTCTATTATGGAAAAGTATGAACTTGGAAGAAATGAATGGCTTCAGTCATTGTACAATGCTCGTGCTCAGTGGGTCCCAGCATATTTCCGTGATTCATTTTTTGCTGCAATATCTCCTAATCATGGATTTGATAGCTCTTTTTTCGATGGTTTTATTAACCCGCAAACAACATTACCAATTTTCTTTAGGCAGTATGAACAAGCTATGGAGATGTGGTTTGAAAGGGAAATAGAATTAGATTCTGAGACAATTTGCAGCCAACCTGTTTTGAAGACACCTTCACCAATGGAGAAACAGACTGCTAATCTTTATACACGAAAAGTATTTTCAAAGTTTCAAGAGGAACTAGTTGAAACTTTTGTTTATACTGCAAAcagaattgaagaagaaggggCAAATAGCATATTCAGGGTTGCTAAATTTGAGGATGACCAAAAGGCATATATTGTCACATTAAACCATTCCGAGTTGAAGGCTGAGTGTAGTTGTCAAATGTTTGAGTATTCAGGCATTCTGTGTAGGCATGTCCTAACTGTTTTCACTGTTACTAATGTACTTACTTTACCATCCCATTACATCTTGAAACGGTGGACAAGGAATGCAAAAAGTTATGTTGGATTGGATGAACATGCCAGTGAATCACATGGACTGGATTCTATGACATCTCGTTATGGCACTCTGTGTCGAGAAGCCATAAAATATGCGGAGGATGGGGCAATATCTGTGGAAACTTATAGTGCTGCAATGGGTGCTCTTAGAGATGTAGGAAAGAAAGTTGCTGCCGCAAAGCGAAATTTTGCAAAAGTTGCACCGGCTAGTAGTAGGAGTATCAGCAATGCTCATGATGACAAGAAAAACCAGACTTCAAGATCAGATACACCCCCTCTTTTGTGGCCACGGCATGATGAAACAACAAGGAGGTTTAATCTTAATGATGCTGGTGCACCTGTTCAACAGTCATTTGGTGATCTAAACTTCCCTAGAATGGCTCCAGTATCTGTCCAGCGAGATGATGGTCAAGATGAAAACATG GTTGTTCTTCCCTGTATGAAATCAATGACATGGGTAATGGAAAATAGAAGCTCAACTCCGGGGAATAAAGTAGCTGTTATCAATCTGAAG TTACAAGATTATACCAAGGTTCCATCAGCAGAAACGGAGGTTAAGTTTCAGCTCTCTAGAGTTTCTTTGGAACCAATGTTGAAGTCTATGGCCGGCATCAGTGAACAACTTTCTACACCAGCTAATAAGGTTGCTGTAATAAATCTGAAG CTTCAAGACTCCGACACAATTTCTGGCGAGTCTGAAGTCAAGTTTCAGGTTTCCAGGGACACATTGGGTGCTATGCAACGATCAATGTCCTATATCCGTGAGCAACTTTCTTCTGAT GGCTATGTGCAGTCAGATCCTATCTCTGTAACAAAAAGGCAGAAGAAGTGA